From the genome of Bactrocera oleae isolate idBacOlea1 chromosome 2, idBacOlea1, whole genome shotgun sequence, one region includes:
- the LOC106623412 gene encoding uncharacterized protein isoform X1 — MITMKIMLLQLLLVSLCIMHATSLPRASVTMPQAVEPPSQPAAIAVASELESGVNEVNKAMPSSVVSGAEVSAAAAQLMQLLPADELPSGSTECGKVGEFCNLADDCCTKRCLSYAKRCVT, encoded by the exons ATGATCAcaatgaaaataatgttgttgcaattgttgttggtatCGTTGTGTATTATG CATGCAACAAGTTTGCCGAGGGCATCGGTGACAATGCCACAAGCGGTGGAGCCGCCAAGCCAGCCGGCAGCGATTGCGGTGGCGTCGGAGTTGGAGTCGGGCGTGAACGAAGTCAACAAGGCGATGCCGAGTTCTGTTGTGTCGGGCGCTGAAGTTTCGGCTGCTGCGGCGCAGTTGATGCAGTTATTGCCAGCGGATGAG CTTCCGTCAGGCAGCACAGAATGTGGGAAAGTTGGCGAATTCTGCAATTTGGCCGATGATTGTTGTACTAAGCGTTGTCTTAGTTATGCTAAAAGATGTGTGACCtag
- the LOC106623412 gene encoding uncharacterized protein isoform X2, which yields MFQLVMRHATSLPRASVTMPQAVEPPSQPAAIAVASELESGVNEVNKAMPSSVVSGAEVSAAAAQLMQLLPADELPSGSTECGKVGEFCNLADDCCTKRCLSYAKRCVT from the exons CATGCAACAAGTTTGCCGAGGGCATCGGTGACAATGCCACAAGCGGTGGAGCCGCCAAGCCAGCCGGCAGCGATTGCGGTGGCGTCGGAGTTGGAGTCGGGCGTGAACGAAGTCAACAAGGCGATGCCGAGTTCTGTTGTGTCGGGCGCTGAAGTTTCGGCTGCTGCGGCGCAGTTGATGCAGTTATTGCCAGCGGATGAG CTTCCGTCAGGCAGCACAGAATGTGGGAAAGTTGGCGAATTCTGCAATTTGGCCGATGATTGTTGTACTAAGCGTTGTCTTAGTTATGCTAAAAGATGTGTGACCtag
- the LOC138855694 gene encoding uncharacterized protein — protein MFNMSDSVKFLFFVVLCLVICDNTLGAQRKCAEYNEYCQEHWECCSNTCLTYSYRCIGKRRPGPLYERPSMTFDELLGSIAEVNMVHDNALTQPQNGSGNAGKAKLALKSLLNVRRGWGVETVEPVLQERFAAVQTRSDIADTSNGPDYIFFVLQPQNMPRNPKPKQLEQQTEIAQDAPTEPQPTEALPNVKAEVEKAATADGESPATTPTQCRAIGEKCYRHEECCTQRCHGFLHQCVT, from the exons ATGTTTAATATGAGCGATTCAGTGAAGTttcttttctttgttgttttgtgCTTGGTGATTTGTGATAACACCTTGGGAGCGCAAAGAAAATGCGCCGAATACAATGAATAT TGTCAAGAGCATTGGGAATGCTGTTCGAATACTTGTTTAACTTACTCTTACCGTTGCATTGGCAAGCGGCGCCCCGGTCCACTTTACGAGCGTCCCAGCATGACATTCGACGAGCTGCTAGGAAGTATAGCTGAGGTCAACATGGTGCATGATAATGCTCTCACGCAACCGCAAAATGGCAGTGGCAATGCAGGAAAAGCTAAGCTAGCACTGAAAAGTTTGCTCAACGTTAGGCGCGGGTGGGGCGTTGAAACGGTGGAGCCAGTTTTGCAGGAACGTTTCGCCGCTGTTCAAACGCGCAGCGACATTGCAGACACTTCAAATGGGCCAGATTACATATTCTTTGTTTTGCAACCGCAAAATATGCCGCGAAACCCGAAGCCGAAACAGTTGGAACAGCAAACAGAAATAGCACAAGACGCGCCAACAGAACCTCAGCCAACTGAGGCTTTACCAAATGTGAAAGCAGAAGTTGAGAAAGCTGCTACAGCTGATGGTGAGTCGCCGGCAACAACACCGACTCAGTGCAGAGCAATTGGCGAGAAG TGTTATCGCCATGAAGAGTGCTGCACCCAACGCTGTCATGGCTTCTTACACCAGTGCGTTACATAG